A genomic segment from Aegilops tauschii subsp. strangulata cultivar AL8/78 chromosome 1, Aet v6.0, whole genome shotgun sequence encodes:
- the LOC141036402 gene encoding uncharacterized protein — MSRTPAAAARTFAGGAGRSETPPRLRAPSQDRGRTRRRGDMTVQPVVQPATSSGALPMLTRTNYAEWALLMKVYLQAHGWWGAVSHGDVSYHHERNAMITILRGLPSDVLLAVGEKETAKEAWDAITLQRLGATRVREANAQKLRRDFEGITFRDGETIDDFSLRLSGIVTGLHALGDTFAQVAIAIETLLDISTLSLDEVTGRLRVVQDRLDDAHGGSSSQGGRLLLTREEWQARELQPRVSGGNTNRRKGGGRGRGRGRGGGRGAARGAVSGADYPDKSGGDKEKCRYCGFKGRWARDCRKKKREEDALLAQADEEADPELLLAEVVEIARPTQAGSSVAALAPAAKPTALVVGHCDPPHAMVFLNEEQANVVPAAEDAAPDPMWFLDTGAFNHMNGDRTAFAELDAAITGSVRFGDGSVVRIEGRGTVAFSIDGGAQRALMDVYYIPRLKSSVVSLGQLDENGCDINTRHGVLTVRDRRGALIFKVKRSQNRLYKVHIHPVRPACLAARANSVSWRWHARFGHLHVDALQRMARASMVQGLPGIESSGELCQACLAGKQRRAPFPQAAKFRAETPLDLVHADLCGAITPATPGGRRYFLLLVDDHSRYMWLTLLSSKDEAGIAIKRFQARAEVEARRKLGTLRTDRGGEFTPRHWPSTSPPPEFNVTSQRRTRRSRTTLSRGAIRRWWA, encoded by the exons aTGTCAAGGACGCCGGCGGCCGCGGCGAGGACGTTCGCGGGCGGCGCAGGGCGTTCGGAGACCCCTCCACGTCTGCGTGCTCCGTCCCAGGATCGGGGACGAACTCGCCGCCGCGGCGACATGACTGTGCAGCCGGTGGTGCAGCCGGCGACCTCCTCGGGCGCACTCCCAATGCTGACGCGTACAAATTACGCAGAGTGGGCTCTGCTCATGAAGGTATACCTTCAGGCCCATGGCTGGTGGGGAGCGGTCTCGCACGGTGATGTCTCCTACCACCACGAGCGCAATGCGATGATCACCATCCTGCGCGGCCTTCCCTCGGATGTGCTGCTCGCGGTGGGCGAGAAGGAGACCGCCAAGGAGGCGTGGGACGCCATCACTCTGCAGCGCCTCGGTGCCACGCGTGTGCGCGAGGCCAACGCGCAGAAACTCCGGCGTGACTTCGAGGGCATCACCTTCCGCGACGGGGAGACGATCGACGATTTCTCGCTCCGCCTGTCAGGGATCGTCACCGGCCTGCACGCCCTTGGCGACACC TTCGCGCAGGTGGCGATCGCGATCGAGACGCTGCTGGACATCAGTACGCTCTCCCTGGACGAGGTCACCGGCAGGCTGCGCGTCGTGCAGGACCGCCTCGACGACGCGCatggcggcagcagcagccaAGGTGGGCGGCTGCTTCTCACTCGGGAGGAGTGGCAGGCCAGAGAACTGCAACCTCGTGTCTCGGGCGGCAACACCAACCGTCGCAAGGGCGGCGGCCGTGGCCGAGGAAGGGGCCGCGGTGGCGGACGTGGCGCCGCGCGTGGCGCCGTGAGTGGCGCGGACTACCCCGACAAGAGCGGCGGGGACAAGGAGAAGTGCCGATACTGCGGCTTCAAGGGGCGCTGGGCGCGCGACTGCAGAAAGAAGAAGAGGGAGGAGGACGCCCTCCTTGCCCAGGCCGATGAGGAGGCCGATCCGGAGCTGTTGCTCGCCGAGGTGGTCGAGATCGCACGTCCCACTCAGGCAGGCAGCAGCGTCGCGGCACTGGCTCCGGCGGCAAAACCCACGGCACTCGTCGTGGGCCACTGCGATCCGCCACACGCCATGGTCTTCCTGAACGAGGAGCAGGCGAACGTCGTTCCGGCCGCCGAGGACGCTGCGCCGGACCCAATGTGGTTCCTGGACACTGGCGCGTTCAACCACATGAATGGAGATCGCACGGCCTTCGCCGAACTCGATGCCGCGATCACCGGATCCGTGCGGTTCGGTGATGGGTCAGTGGTACGTATCGAGGGGCGCGGCACAGTCGCCTTCAGCATCGACGGGGGAGCTCAGCGCGCCCTCATGGACGTGTACTACATCCCCAGGCTCAAGAGCAGCGTCGTCAGCCTCGGGCAGCTCGACGAGAACGGCTGCGACATCAACACGCGCCACGGCGTCCTCACTGTCCGCGATCGACGCGGCGCCCTCATCTTCAAGGTAAAACGGTCCCAAAATCGTTTGTACAAGGTTCACATCCACCCTGTTCGTCCGGCTTGTCTTGCCGCGCGCGCGAACAGCGTGTCATGGCGCTGGCACGCCCGCTTCGGTCACCTGCACGTCGACGCACTGCAGCGGATGGCGCGGGCAAGTATGGTGCAGGGGCTGCCGGGCATTGAGTCTTCGGGGGAGCTCTGCCAGGCGTGCCTCGCCGGCAAACAACGCCGAGCGCCATTTCCCCAGGCGGCCAAGTTCAGAGCGGAGACGCCTCTCGACCTCGTTCACGCAGACCTGTGCGGGGCAATCACGCCAGCAACACCAGGAGGGCGGCGCTACTTCCTGCTTCTGGTGGACGACCACAGTCGCTACATGTGGCTCACCCTGCTGTCTAGTAAGGATGAGGCAGGCATCGCCATCAAGAGGTTCCAGGCGCGTGCTGAGGTGGAGGCACGACGCAAGCTAGGCACGCTGCGCACTGACCGCGGCGGAGAGTTCACGCCTCGTCACTGGCCGAGCACTTCGCCGCCACCGGAGTTCAACGTCACCTCACAGCGCCGTACTCGCCGCAGCAGAACGACGTTGTCGAGAGGCGCAATCAGACGGTGGTGGGCATGA